Below is a window of Janthinobacterium lividum DNA.
TGCTGATGCCGGCGCTGAAGCCATGACGGCGGCCGAAGGCGTTGAATTTGCCATCGAGCGACAGGTCGACACCCTTGTTGGTGCTGCCGTAGTCGAACACGCCGCCATACATCATCATGCCGGCCAGTGTGGCGGGATTGAGCGCGCCCTGGCTGAACATGTATTTCACGTCATGCCGCTCGCGCGTGTAGTTTGCGCTGGCCTTGAGCGACCAGTCGGCGTCGAAGCGGTGCTCGAATTCGGCGAAGGCGGCCGTCTGCTTGCTGTCCCAGCGGTTCCAGTCGGCGCCGAGGAAGGTCGAGCGGGGCAGTTTCGGGTCGCTGCCATCGAGGTAGCGGGGCATGCCGGAGAAAAACGGCGTCGAGTGCAGTTTTTCGTAGCTGGCGCCCGTCGTCAGCTTGCTGCCCGGCGCCAGATCGAATTCCAGCACGCCGTACAGCACGTCGGTGCGGCTGTCGGCCACGTCATAAAAATAATCGCGCTGGTCGTGCGCGGCCACGGCGCGGCCACGGATGCTGCCCGATTCGTTCAAGGGACCGGTGACGTCGATTTCGCCGCGCACGTCGTTCCAGCGGCCTGCGCTGAGCGCCAGCTGCACCTGCTTTTCCGCCAGCGGGCGCTTGCGCACCATGTTGATGGCGGCGCCCGGCGAGCCCGTGCCCTGCAGCAGTCCCGTGGCGCCGCGCACGATTTCCACGCGATCCAGCATGGCGGTATTGCTGGTAAAGCTGTTTGCCTGCGGGTAGTACATGGCGCGGTTGACGCCATCGAACTGGTACGTCTCGACCATGAAGCCGCGCGAATATACGTAGCGTCCGCCCATGGGGCTGTCATACATGGTGATGCCGGTGGTATTGGCCAATACGGCGTCGATGGTGTTGAGGTTCTGGTCGTCCATTTTCTGGCGCGTGATGACACTGACGGATTGGGGAATCTCGCGCAGGGTTTGCACGCCCTTGCCGACGGTGACGGCGCGCGCCGCGTACGAGTTGCTGTGTTCACTGACAGGGTCGCGCTCCATGCTGGCGCTGACCGTCACGGGCGCCATGGTCTTTTCCACGCCGGCCGCCGAGGCGGAGGATGGCGCCGCCTGGCGCAGCACGTAGGCGCCGTTGGGCAACTGCACGGCTTCCAGGCCGCTGCCGGCCAGCACCTGGGCAAAACCTTGGCTGACGTTGAAGCTGCCGCGCACGCCGGGCGAACGCAGGCCGCGCGTCTGCGCGGGATCGGTCGACAGGCTGACGCCGGCGGCGACGGCAAAATCGTTGAGGGCGGTGGCCAGCGGGCCGGCTGGCACGGCGTAGGCTTGCGGCGCCGCAGCAGCCTGGCCTTGCGCCAAGGCTGGCGCGGAGACGAAGGCGGC
It encodes the following:
- a CDS encoding TonB-dependent siderophore receptor, producing MQLTTPVLHPAARAIRLAIIAMACAAPAAFVSAPALAQGQAAAAPQAYAVPAGPLATALNDFAVAAGVSLSTDPAQTRGLRSPGVRGSFNVSQGFAQVLAGSGLEAVQLPNGAYVLRQAAPSSASAAGVEKTMAPVTVSASMERDPVSEHSNSYAARAVTVGKGVQTLREIPQSVSVITRQKMDDQNLNTIDAVLANTTGITMYDSPMGGRYVYSRGFMVETYQFDGVNRAMYYPQANSFTSNTAMLDRVEIVRGATGLLQGTGSPGAAINMVRKRPLAEKQVQLALSAGRWNDVRGEIDVTGPLNESGSIRGRAVAAHDQRDYFYDVADSRTDVLYGVLEFDLAPGSKLTTGASYEKLHSTPFFSGMPRYLDGSDPKLPRSTFLGADWNRWDSKQTAAFAEFEHRFDADWSLKASANYTRERHDVKYMFSQGALNPATLAGMMMYGGVFDYGSTNKGVDLSLDGKFNAFGRRHGFSAGISTNRLESDSDFSLALLQQANNPLRPNHGVAEPSDAWFRENSYRGDPSVTKMTQTGAYGVARFSVSDPLTVVAGARVSNYKWSSVYRDTGEVYIDPYRENGVVTPYGGVIYAFDKRWSGYASVSDIFQPQNQRTADGALLDPLKGRNLEVGVKGELFDGKVNTSLALFRIEQRNRAELDLVNTCSSGTECYFSAGKVRSVGLDAEISGEVAPGWQLFAGYTLNNFKYLEQTSNAGVMFASTYSPRHMLRAWSDYRLSGALQKWSVGGGVNFQTESSRVTRDVTVAQGAYALWSARAAYQIDRNWTASLSVTNLLDKRYYQTVGAPAWGNFYGEPRKAQLTLRARF